In Quercus robur chromosome 11, dhQueRobu3.1, whole genome shotgun sequence, the following proteins share a genomic window:
- the LOC126705599 gene encoding serine/threonine-protein kinase SRK2E: MDRTAVTVGPGMDLPIMHDSDRYELVRDIGSGNFGVARLMRDKQTDELVAVKYIERGEKIDENVQREIINHRSLRHPNIVRFKEVILTPTHLAIVMEYASGGELFERICNAGRFSEDEARFFFQQLISGVSYCHAMQVCHRDLKLENTLLDGSPAPRLKICDFGYSKSSVLHSQPKSTVGTPAYIAPEVLLKKEYDGKIADVWSCGVTLYVMLVGAYPFEDPEEPKNFRKTIHRILKVQYSIPDYVHISPECRHLISRIFVADPAKRISIPEIRNHEWFLKNLPTDLMDEKTMNNQFEEPDQPMQSIDEIMQIIAEATIPAAGTPSLNQYLTGSLDIDDDMEEDLETDPDLDVDSSGEIVYAM, encoded by the exons ATGGATCGGACAGCAGTCACAGTGGGGCCAGGAATGGACTTGCCGATCATGCACGATAGTGACAGGTACGAGCTGGTAAGAGATATTGGGTCAGGAAATTTCGGAGTGGCAAGGCTTATGAGAGACAAGCAGACTGATGAGCTTGTTGCAGTCAAGTACATCGAGAGAGGTGAGAAG ATAGATGAGAATGTACAAAGGGAAATTATAAACCACAGGTCATTAAGGCATCCCAACATTGTCAGATTCAAAGAG GTCATATTAACACCAACCCATCTTGCTATTGTGATGGAATATGCGTCCGGAGGAGAGCTCTTTGAACGGATATGCAATGCTGGGCGATTTAGTGAGGATGAG GCACGCTTCTTCTTCCAGCAACTTATATCAGGAGTTAGCTATTGTCATGCCATG CAAGTATGCCATCGTGACTTGAAATTAGAGAATACATTATTGGATGGAAGTCCGGCTCCTCGTTTAAAGATTTGTGATTTTGGGTACTCCAAG TCCTCAGTGCTGCATTCACAACCAAAATCAACAGTTGGCACCCCTGCATATATTGCTCCTGAAGTGTTACTTAAGAAAGAATATGACGGCAAG ATTGCAGATGTGTGGTCTTGTGGGGTAACCTTATATGTCATGTTGGTGGGTGCATACCCTTTCGAGGACCCTGAGGAGCCTAAAAACTTCCGAAAGACTATTCAT CGCATTTTGAAAGTCCAGTACTCAATCCCCGACTATGTTCATATCTCTCCTGAGTGCCGCCATTTGATCTCAAGGATATTTGTAGCTGACCCTGCAAAG AGGATAAGTATTCCTGAGATAAGGAACCATGAGTGGTTTTTAAAGAACCTTCCGACAGATCTCATGGATGAAAAGACAATGAATAATCAGTTTGAAGAGCCTGATCAACCCATGCAAAGCATTGATGAAATCATGCAGATAATCGCTGAGGCTACCATTCCTGCTGCTGGGACCCCCAGTCTCAACCAGTATCTGACTGGCAGCTTGGACATTGATGATGACATGGAGGAGGATCTGGAGACTGATCCTGACCTTGACGTTGATAGCAGTGGAGAGATAGTCTATGCAATGTAA